The Apium graveolens cultivar Ventura chromosome 3, ASM990537v1, whole genome shotgun sequence sequence acacctccaagctctggaactcgTACAGGgaaaggaaaggaggactgctcgaggacctctggaaaatcatcctggatggcctccacagcagcgtcccaaccctctttgtagctaactgggtgaagaagggcatcatgctccaccatcaagtctttgaattcctgggtgtccatccagccatcaaaagctttgtccttctgcgccttcagaatgacattttctgcccgggccgtttccagatcagaagtggaagaggccagttgagcttcaagggcctctattttttggttggcctcctccaacttcttgttggcatcttccaggtcaaccttccaagccttagcttggtgaattgccccttggaaatgggcgttagcctgcaagagaaacagcaaaagtttagaaaagaagcatggaaagataagtatgaagggcataggtaaaggacgtaccgtcgccagagtctgggctccaaatagctcattcccctctaagtcctgttgaaggacaaaatcttgatagtccaccggggagatggaatgcttagaccattccttggacagcgccgtgctgcccacgattgagtccttgccccggatcccccaagcaggttgaaaataggcccctggcctctgcttggtgcgcaaaacttggctggggccttcctcgcttggctccattgcctgaaggaggaactcagggaagcgatcaccaagtcgagggtctttaaagaccttcccagccctcttcatcctggttgtctccaggtccttaggcttagtagcctcctcaatcttctcagccactgcaacaaacgaagtcagttgaagatcaatggaataaaaaatgaaggaaataaaggaggtaagaaagggaacttacttttcttatgaacgggcgagaggccgcgttctaccaggacggtctcccggataaggtcccaagaatgggaagtaccgttgtcttgtgtaaggaggttgaaagctctagcctcctcctcagacaaagttatatcatttgggctcccgtccacggccaacccaaaggatgatcgaaacagggagccccaatctccaccttcccaaacaatgaacaaaaaatctttcttccaccccaagttgttgtcagggatggacttcccattcacgatatgggggatagtggggcgctgattaatagaaacccaacccggacttttatcagggctattcttgaactgaaaaatctttctgaagacagcaacagatgtggggacattgtgcttggcgcattgcgacagatagcacagaatcagcctccaagaattagggggaagttggcaagggctgatgcccacatcagccagtagcaaaggaatgaatggatgaaaagggagtctgatacctgcccttagagtatccctatagacgcatagcgcgtccttcttccactgacaggccctgtcggccggacctgcaagaaccagcttgaaaggttccttgattctgaagcagctgctcaacttttccagctccttgggtCCCGTAaggcactgatatgatcgtgcgcgtccagatgcgcatcagacgggtactcgtcccctcgagtgttgatcatatcgattaaagaagtgtacctcgatcggatagggaactcgttggactttctagccacgttcatcttggccaagcgggTCATTTTCTTGTCCGCCATCTGCAAAAAGGACACATACAGGATATCTTAAGAAGGGCACCCAataaaatagacacgaaaagaaaagggagggattttacctgaagaagcgctcctaaaaaaggctttgagctccgacttgctgttattgctctgagaatcttagcatgaggagaaagaagaaaacttagaaatgagaaggtaagaagtagtagcctctcctcagttctttatataagaggaaaaggaagttgaagggacgaaagcccattaaggacaaaAGCCCAtgggaaaaagcccagaaaaaggaacattccagaatattccaaggattctagaggattctaaacggatcaatattaagcccaataaagaaggcccaGTAAATTTTGAAAAAGCCCAATAAAGGAGGCCCAGTAAGTTTTGGAGAAGCCCAATAAAGGAGGCCCAGTAAGTTTTGGAAAaacccaataaaagaggcccagtaagatttggaaaaactcaataaggcccaataaagaaggccaggcccaaatccaattaggatttggaaaatacaataccttaaattaaagccaaataaaaaaaggctagtggaagaccaggattcaggtcgaattccaggtcgtgaatcctgctcgaaaactttcgagcaggcacccgaaaataacggataaaaaagaccaggattcaggtcgaattccaggtcgtgaatcctgcccgaaatttttcAACTAGATAcacgaaaacaacggaaaaaataggactgaattgaggtcgaaacctcGACCAGGAATGAAGTCGAATTAGCCAAGCATCTTTCAAGAATgaggattaaaaacccaggtcgaagttcgactaggatcctggtcgaatttcaggtcgtggatcctagtcgaaatccttcgaccaggaagcaagaaaaccaaagaattttctaacaggattcaggtcgaaatatcgactagaatcctggtcgaaatcctagtcgataggctcatgaccAGAAGCTAAAAAAGGTGggggaattttcgacctagatccaggtcgaaatttcgactaggatcctggtcgaattccaggtcgtggatcctagtcgaattccttcgaccaggatggcaaggctgacccctatttcgactaggatccaggtcgaaatttcgactaggatcctggtcgaaaaagggctggaaatctgaaaaattcagaaattaaaggaaaaatcccagaaaattagggaaaaatccagaaattaaggataaatcccagaaaattagggaaaaatccagaaaattaggggaaaatccaaaaattaaggataaatcccagaaaattagggaaaaatccagaaaattagggaaaaatccagaaattaaggacaaatcccagaaaattagggaaaaatccagaaattaaggataaatcccggaaaattaaggacaaatcccaggaaattagggaaaaattcctggaaattaagataattcctgaataaaaggaaaattcattgtaaatgtgtaggtcgctccacactttacgcgaaaacgaaaccctgtaagggaataaacagacttaacttctgcgaaacctaatcaatgtttcccaaaagttggggggcaaatgatagggataaataaattatgatagtataattaaatactgcaaggtgtgggctgataggcccaataaaaagatatatgatactaagaccagaaaggttaagcctgatggaccagatcaggcctgatgaaataaagaaggcccaaaaaccctgattattaattaatttcgtaattaattaataagggaaaaatcaactattgagaagagtcccgataaggatataaatccttatagattagcctcaaggggacctaaaaggataaggaatcagtttcctactatctaggactccaaagtccattctaattatgagacttgcccaccaagtctcctataccaagtccaattcaaggactcccaacatctatataaggggtctcacccccaccaatcagaactacgttttttggcttgattctctaattcacagagatacgtaggcatctcgtaaaggcagaattaagctacgaaacacgagaacaaccattaaaggtcttgagctcccgaatcttggtaataaatacagcaaataataaccttagttttttatccataacaatattattataatttatattaaattcaacttcttctaccattttatattttagttcatatcgagttctatgttattctaatttgttactttGGGCTAAATTAATAAGCACactaaataaaaattattaagatttagttgatatgtgaatcgggttaagataaaataatattattatcaGTCCTCCTAAACAAATGAATTTGGatatacaaaataatatattttatttatccaggataaaaaaatactttatacaattgattcagactaacacaaaactaaaataaaaatacaaatcgaacaacacaaataaaataatataaactaattattcagtctaaaacaaaattatcttattgatccacacttaaaaaaaattaaaattaaacttaaataattagtttgatttggtcggtgtattgggcatcgagttaaaataaaataatataaaccactgatccgagataaatcaaattaatattagactcAGTATAATTCGTATCCTGTTGATTTgaactaaaattaaaattttaattaaaacatatatatatattattttttttaaaatacacataaaattatcaataaaactatatcattcaatcaataatattgtctttttcaaatatcttttatagaattaccgttaatcgattaagtaatcaacATGCTAAAATCATATTTTTTAATGTCCCAACATAATGAAGACATTACaatatttttaccctcaataaaataataatttcattatAATAACATTTCCCTCCTTATCGAtgttatcactttaaataagtttaaatgtttcaaaaagttatgaacatatacgtctactaatataattattatgaaatcatatcatttaaagttttaaatgaacaaaatttaaaatttaatttaaaattttttaaaaaaattatataatattaaaaaaatctgtgtgatccgtgcatcgcacgagttttAAGCTAATAACTTTAATATCTGTAACTTCTTTATAATATGatgttttttttcaaaaaatttcataCTTTTTAAATGTTTAAGTTAAATATAGAGTAAATCCGTGGATAAATTTCCAAATTCAAATTTAATCTGGGTTTTGGAAATTTAGGCTAGAGCGGTTCACGAaccgagtcgagccgagttttGTTCGAACCGAGCCGAGCTTCAATTTTTTTCTGACGAACCGAGCCGAGATTTCTTAACAAACAGAAAACCGTGTTCGAGTTCGAGCTCATTAACTAACGAGCCCGAATTTAGGCTCCATCTCGTTGCTGACTGATCAAATATGGAGAAAAGTATAACAGCTCTTAAAAATTCTGGAGCCAAGTCAAATTTTGAGGAAAATATAGAAACTTCTAAAGAATTTTAGACTTTTGCGTGTTGGTTTTTTTGAATTTTTCATATCGATTCGAACTAATATCTACAACCTTTAGTCGTTGTTCATCTCTATGCACTGCCAACTACTTGCGTCAAAATGCTGACCAAGAGAAAACAAAATCAAATTCTAGTTGTTCTACTTGCATCTGTGACACCTACATGATCTTATAAGAATCACACAAAGGAAAGGCTAAACTCACACAAAATTTTTATCCAAGATGGCTCTACAAAGTATTCCAAGAGTTGCTCTGAGCTCTGGTAACGCGAAAACTATGCCAGTTTTGGGACTAGGCACAGGTGACTATCCACATCCAGCCCCAGAAGCAGTCATACAAGCAGTGCATGAAGCAATTAAGCTTGGTTATACGATGTTCGATACTGCTTCTGCATACGGGACAGAGGAAGCACTTGGTGAAGCTATATCTCAAGCACTTGATCTTGGTTTAATAAAATCTCGTGATGATGTCTTTATTACCTCTAAGATCTGGTGCACTGAGAATCATGGCGATCGTGTTCTCCCTGCCCTTCAAAAGACTCTGCAGTAATATATTGATCCCCTCAtcattttcattttaaagaaCCTTGTTGATGAAAATCTTAAATTTCGACTTTTTGTTGTTGTTTACAGGAACATGAAGTTGGAGTATCTTGATCAGTATCTTATTCATTGGCCAGTGAGCATGAAGCCTGGATCAGAGCCTTTTCATGTGAATCAAGAAGATGTTGTTCCGATGGACATCAAATCTGTCTGGACAGCCATGGAAGAGTGCCAAACACTCGGCCTTACAAAATCAATCGGTGTCAGTAATTTCACTTGCAAGAAGCTTGCTGATCTTCTGGCTTTTGCCAAGATCCCTCCAGCTATCAATCAAGTAAGTCCAGATTTACGTGGTCAGTCTCGTTCTTCAGCTTGTCTCTTTAGCATTTGTGTACTTTATGCCATCATTTTTATAACTATAGAACAACAAAAGGAGAGGTCCTACGGGAACAAATACAAGGTACAATCTTGCACTTTGATCTTTCTAATGTATTTTTGTTTAAAGGTCGAGATGAACCCGGTCTGGCAACAAGGAAAGCTGAGAGAGTTCTGTCAGGCAAACGGGATCATGATATCTGCTTATTCCCCTCTTGGAGCAGCAGGAGCACAATGGGGAACCAAAGGAGTTTTGGAATCTCCGGTCCTGATGGAAATTGCAAAGTCGAAAGGAAAATCTGTAGCTCAGGTGGCTTTGAGATGGGCTTATGAGCAAGGAGCTGTCATTGTAATGAAGAGCTTCAACAAAGAGAGACTAAAGCAGAATCTTGAAATTTTTGACTGGGAGTTAAGCGATGAAGACTCAAAGAAGATTGCTGAAATCGAGCAGAGCAGGGCATGCAATGGGAAGATGTTTATTTCTGAAACTGGAACTATCAAATCTCTTGAGGAGCTTTGGGATGGAGAAGTTTAAGATGACTAATACATGGTTACTGGATTCAGTGATATCGAAAACCTTCTGGAATGAGGAATTTGGCTGCCATTACATCTTTCGTGTTTTCAGATATCTTCTTTGTAATTTATAGTTACTGAATAAGCCAGAATCAGGACAATTTGATGCCATTACGAGTCATTATCTGTCTGCATAAATATCAATCTTTTGTCAAAAATGCTAGCTAGTCATAACATAATTACTAGATGACAAACAATCAAGAAAGAGATAGATGACTAGTTTAACCTGCAAAGTTCTATCACTATAATTACTTATAAGCTACATATGTGTACAAGGTATTCCGGAGAAAAAGATGGATGTAATAGCAGTGAAAGCCTGCACATATTCTCACCATGAAGTATTGATGGTAGCATTCATTTCCTTATAGACATGCCAGTAGTGACCTTTAAAATGCTCTGGTTGTTTAGAATATAGCTTCAAGTTCAGCCCATCCTAATCTGATTAACTGGAAAATGATCAAAGAATGATTCTTGAGCAACAGAGTGAAGGCCAGAGGGGAGGGGGACTTGAAAGTTGAAACAAAATTGTTAAAGAAATCATCTGATCCCTTATAATCCCGCTTCGGTAACACTTAGATATTTTAGGAGAACCGGTAAATAAACTGCTTCGTTAACACTTTGAAATTTTAAGAGAACAAAAACGATAAGTTAATGTCTTATACTTCATGTTAATGAAGGACTCCCGCAAAACTTAAAATTTAACACTTTAAATTTTAAGAGAATTGATGACTAAACCGTTTCACCAACATTTTGAAATTTTAGTAGAATCGAAACAATAACTTGATATTTTTTATTTCATGTTAATTATCTGTCATATTTAATTTTTTGCGGTCAATTTGATCTAATTTAAACTGAAAATTTcatataataaattattaaaaatatttataaaaattatatcattagaaAGTATTATTAATCTGCTTTAATATgtattttttaatcaaaataattagaAAGAGTTTTTATTTACGATCAAAGTTGATTTAATTTGACCatcaaaaattaaataaataaatcgGGACAAGGGATTATGTGTTCGGTTCAAACAATTTTTGCTCACGGCTGACGTAAACAATTTTGATATTTGTGTGGTTCAAACAATTTTTCTTATGGCATCAGGGCTGTTGTTCTTTGAAAAAGTGACGCACATGTTGGCTTTATGTGCGTGACTTCTGTGGTATACATTATCCACACCTCTGATCACCTAAGAAAATCAAGTTACAATAGCTATTTTCTCTTGTAAATTGATCATACCAAGAGATGGCTCCTCAAAGCATTCCAGCAATCCCTCTGAGCTCCGTCGATGCGAAACCGATGCCAGTTCTGGGACTAGGCACAGGTGCTTATCCCCCTCCACCGCCAGAAACAGTGATTAAAGCAGTGCTTGAAGCAATGGAGCTTGGTTACAGGATGTTTGATACTGCTTCTTTTTACCAGACTGAGGAAGCTGTTGGTGAAGCTATATCTCAAGCAATTAGTCGTGGTTTGATCAAATCTCGCGATGAAGTCTTCCTCACCTCTAAGGCCTGGTGCACTGATAATCATGGCGATCGCATCCTGCCAGCCCTGCAGAAGACGTTGCAGTAATATAAATTGACTGCTCACTCATTTTCATTTTTAAGTACAAGAAATGTTATGCCAATTTGTTGATAAAAATATATGTTAACTTTTTTCTTTACAGGAACATGAAGTTGGAGTATCTTGATCAGTATCTTATACATTGGCCAGTGAGCCTGAAGCCCGATGCAAACGTTTTTCATCTGAAGCCAGAAGATGTTGTTCCGATGGACATCAAATCTGTCTGGACAGCCATGGAAGAGTGCCAGACACTTGGCCTTACAAGATCAATTGGTGTCAGTAATTTCACTTGCAGGAAGCTTGCTGATCTTCTGGCTTTTGCCAAGATCCCTCCAGCAATCAATCAGGTTAGTTCGATTTCACAAACTAAACGATATTAAATAGTCAGTTCCATCCTGTACCCTTCCTTTCAAGTAATTGTTCACATTATTGAATGTGTTAAGTAACCAGTCGCACTAAAACCTTAAGGTAGTAGAGGAAGGCCCGAACATGATCTTATACTATTTAATAGAATGAATAACTCAAAAAAACGAAAACAAACATATGGACACAAACACGTCGTACAACCTTGCACGTACGTGTTCTATATTCCTGATCTATTTGTGTTTTTTGTGTCGAAAGGTGGAGATGAACCCAGCATGGCAACAAGGGAAGCTGAGAGAGTTTTGTCAGGCAAAAGGAATCAAGATAGCTGCTTTTTCTCCTCTTGGAGCATCAGGAGCCTTTTGGGGAACCAAAGGAGTCTTGGAATCTGTGGTTTTGAAAGAAATTGCAAAGTCTAAAGGAAAATCTGTAGCCCAGGTGGCTTTGAGATGGGCTTACGAACAAGGAGTTGTCGTGATAATGAAGAGCTTCAACAAAGACAGACTTAAGCAGAACCAAGAAATTTTTGACTGGGAGTTGAGTGCTGAAGAGTCCAAGAAGATTGCTGAGATCCCGCAGTGCAGGGCAGACCGCGGGGAGTTGTTTGTCTTTGAAAATGGCCCGATTAAGTCTGTCGAGGAGTTCTGGGATGGAGAACTTTAAGATGATCATTACACAGATGTAATAGTATTTAGAAATTTTCAATAAGTGGAATCATATATTTCAAGGTCCTAGTGCAGAATAAGAACTTTCAAGGTTAAGAACTTGATATGCATTTGTTTAACTGTCTGAACTGTTATGTAACTTTCAAGGTCCTAGTGCAGAATAAGAGCTGTGAACAGCTGAAAACATATATTAAGACAGAAACAGAGTCCATTTTTTTCTTATTTTGTTTCCAGTAATTCTGCTGTATTTGGTTAGATGATAAACACTAAATTTCTCTAAAACAGATACAATACTACTCCTGAAAATTCACCAGTGATAAGTTGCCTTGTTCTATAATAGCCAGAAAATATAAAGTTATTTAATAGCCTCGATTCAGAATAAATTGCGGGAATAGATAAAAGCTCTATTCGGGGTGACATTATAAGTGTTAGAATTTAAAACCTAATTGGAGCTTCTTACTCGACAGATACAAGCTCTATTCGGGATGACATTATAAGTGTTAGAATTTAAAACCTAATTGGAGCTTCTTACTCGACAGATACAAGCTCTATTCGGGATGACATTAGTGTTAGAATTTAAACCCATTCTAGAAGTAATCCAGCAGCAGACAAGAATCCTCAAAATCTTGGACATTAAGGTTATTAACAGCTAGGTCAAATAATACAGCTGGGTTGTACATGTGTGAATAGAAGCAGTAATATGGATAAAATAGATAAGCTTTGGGTAGTACTAATTGTCAAAGCTTCTAGACTACATGCAAGATAGAGTTCTGAATGTAAACATCTGGGCTCTTAAATGATACTCCCTCagtccctaaaaacgtttcccATTTGTGTTGAACACGTTTGCCGATGCACACttttaatatctttaatttcgtagtagtattaaatataaaaatttcactgtattaaagtattcataaatacgaatccaacaaaatcactcatgactatatttgCTTTTATAGATTAGatgtaaattagtagtcaatcacTTACCGTGAACAGTGTAAAAATTAAAAATGGAAACGTATTAAGGGACGGAGGGAGGAGGGAGTAGCAGAATTAAGATAAGATGGCTGCTGAATAGAACATCACAGAGTGTGTATGTGGATGAGACTGGGACAGTTTTGGCTATTTATTAGTAAATGTCTAATATAAGGTAGGCTGGTTTAAAGATTGCAGATGTAAGAAAGAGTGCACGAGATAGAACCAGAAACATATATGTGAGCAAGTAATTAATAGACATAGGCAACAAAAAACTACTTTCACTATATAAAATTTCATATTTTCAATATTTGATCTTCCAAAACCCCAGTTTATAGCATTATTTGCAAATTTGCCTGAACAACATAATTTTCTCCCACACAAATAATCTCCAATTATTCTCCAacaatcagattttaagctataAACTGATACTTTATACTTTACAATCATCGATTGATTCATCGTAGCCAAACCCGTAGTTTACATTCCCCCGATACTTAACCATTTCAAGTTTTGGAAGTGTTCTTGATCTTCTTTCGGAATCCATACAAaaagaaattaataaaaatttcaACGCAAATAACTCGCACAAATGCCACACACAAacaaaaatgtttttaaaatcatCATAAGCATGTATCTCTGCAATCGCAAAATTCTATGTCTATATATGAAAATTCTGGGAGAAGGAAATATAAAGTTACTTGCAGACACGGATCGTCATGTATAGCATTTGTCCACTCTCTCTTAATTAACAGCGAGAAAGAATGAATTAGAGATATCGCTTTGGCTAAGCATTTGTCCACTCTCTTTTGCTTTATAATTATCTTAACCTAGCATGGGGTATATGTAGGTTCCGTCGGATGATATCTATGGTATCGATCCCAATGCTCAGGATTTCTTAGTTTTCCTTCTTCGCTGATCCAGTCATAAGCTGTAATTTTAGGCCAACTAAGAGCAATAATGAAAACAAATGTTATAACAAAGATTTAGAATAGTGCTCTAAGGGCCAAAAGAGAAAACAAAACTAATTAAATTCACTAAATTCAAAATAAGTTAAAAAGATTGTGAAGAAGCTAGAATTGTGAAGACATGTTTTCTTCAACCAAAATAAGTTCAAAAAATGTCCACgcaaaacaaattttaaatcattttgaaaaaCATAAGGTGTGCAAGTTAAATAGAACAAAATTCTAATCAGAATAATAATATTGGGTTGAATATCAATTAGGTGACTAACCGCGTCCAATAAACTCAAGTAGGTTACTCATTGCAAATTTGActcaaaataattataaattatctTAATTTGATCATTTCGTTAAAGTCGAAACTGAAAATAGCCGAAATTGTAAATGGTAACAGAGGAAGGTATAGCTCGTTTTAGGCTTCAATATGGTTACTAAAATTTTGTATTTGACTCACGGAATCATAATGAAATATCGCTTAATTCTTCGAAATAACTCAAGTAAGGGGAATTAAAACCATATTTCATCATGATTCGTGAGccaaatagaaagttttagtaaTTATATTGAAGCCCAAAATAAGCTCTACCCTCACATGTTACTATTTTTTAAATTCGGCTATTTTCAGTTTTCAAATTTAACGGAATGATCAAATTTAGTTAATCGATGATCACTTTGAGTCAAATTTGCAATGAGTGACCGACTTGAATTTTTTGGACGCAGTCAGTCACCTGCTTGATATTTAACCCGAATAATATTAGTTTAGAATAGCAAAACTTCCTACTATATGATTCATTTTCCACTCTTCTTCATTTAAGAAGATCAAGGAAGATAAACACAGAAGCAATGATAATGGTAATTACAAAACATCAGTAGTAGCTAGATTACCATTCATTAAACCTCTTGTCGTCGACTGAAACTTTGTCAGCCTCAATGCTAATATTATCAGTACGACGATCATATGGTTTTATGACAACCTGATGCATATTCAATTGCATCATTATCAGGAAAAACTCAAAGAATTAAACATATCGATTATATGATTCCAGAATTATTATACTCACCTTGAAACTTTGTCCACCCCAATTACCACAACTCATTGCTTGCGATGTCTCTGACAATATTCGATAATACTGCAAGAACAGATAAAACATATTTAAAACCAGATATCCAATCTTAAAACTGCAGAAACCCAACAAtatttattaaaacaaaaattCAAGATACAAGGGTTGAAATGCTGAGAGCACTT is a genomic window containing:
- the LOC141713536 gene encoding (1S)-1,7-diacetoxy-luvungin A aldo-keto reductase-like, with translation MAPQSIPAIPLSSVDAKPMPVLGLGTGAYPPPPPETVIKAVLEAMELGYRMFDTASFYQTEEAVGEAISQAISRGLIKSRDEVFLTSKAWCTDNHGDRILPALQKTLQNMKLEYLDQYLIHWPVSLKPDANVFHLKPEDVVPMDIKSVWTAMEECQTLGLTRSIGVSNFTCRKLADLLAFAKIPPAINQVEMNPAWQQGKLREFCQAKGIKIAAFSPLGASGAFWGTKGVLESVVLKEIAKSKGKSVAQVALRWAYEQGVVVIMKSFNKDRLKQNQEIFDWELSAEESKKIAEIPQCRADRGELFVFENGPIKSVEEFWDGEL
- the LOC141713535 gene encoding non-functional NADPH-dependent codeinone reductase 2-like; the encoded protein is MALQSIPRVALSSGNAKTMPVLGLGTGDYPHPAPEAVIQAVHEAIKLGYTMFDTASAYGTEEALGEAISQALDLGLIKSRDDVFITSKIWCTENHGDRVLPALQKTLQNMKLEYLDQYLIHWPVSMKPGSEPFHVNQEDVVPMDIKSVWTAMEECQTLGLTKSIGVSNFTCKKLADLLAFAKIPPAINQVEMNPVWQQGKLREFCQANGIMISAYSPLGAAGAQWGTKGVLESPVLMEIAKSKGKSVAQVALRWAYEQGAVIVMKSFNKERLKQNLEIFDWELSDEDSKKIAEIEQSRACNGKMFISETGTIKSLEELWDGEV